The Lolium rigidum isolate FL_2022 chromosome 1, APGP_CSIRO_Lrig_0.1, whole genome shotgun sequence region aaccaaaaacgacagaaaacagaaccggcacttcggtatcttgttaataggttagttccggaaaacgcataaaaacattataaagtgcaagcaaaacatgtaagtattgtcataaaacaagcatggaacatcagaaattgtaggtacgttggagacgtatcaggactcACCACTACCCTCTCCATCCTTGGTTTCGGCCTCCGTAGGGGCACCAAGGGAGGTCTTATCCACAATAGGAGTGACAACCTCGGTAGTGGTGGTAGGAGGGATATGAGGTTTATTGGCTTGTATAAAGCTCATCATCATCTCCCTTAATTCACTCATGGAGTCATTCATCGAGGAGATTGACGATTTCATCTCCTTAATGTCCTCCATGGATGCGGGCTCCGAACTAGCAACCCCCTCTTCGGCCATACTcttttaggcggtaaagcccgaataagaattaccaattgaaaggatcgtatgacacctagaggggggggtgaataggtgtaatctcaaattttaattctttttcaaattaggcttgacacgaaggtaaattctctacatatgcaactaagtgaattcacCTATATGAAAAGATACAAGCAACAACAAGTAGTAAAGGTGGtgagaggatagaggtaaccgaggtggagcacacggagagacgatgatatgattcccgtagttccttccttgtaaagggaagtacgtctacgtttggaggggtgtggttCCACGAAGGCCAACCAACGACACGGAGGCTCGCCCagttctccggtgagcaacaccacaaaggcctagcccacgctccactaagcggttgccttgaggtcgcaaccggcacctttacacaaagcttggggcacacatccacaaccaaattggaggctcccaacatgtAACCACAAAGCTTTACACGAAGAGTAGCTTCGGGGTCACCtcacaaagatccactaagaatgtTGATGAAACACAAATTCCTTTAGTGGACGAGTATAGATCTAGGTTATCTCTACCAAATCCTCAAGTATGGTGGAGTTTGAGTGGAGGAGTAGAGAGATCTAGGCGTTTTGAGCTCAGCAATGGTGGTCTCAGATTTGGTATTTTCGTTGGTCAAAACCATTTGGGAAGAAGAGTCTTTTATACCCCGGAGGGGATCCTGCCGTTGGAGATGGtgtgaccggtagtaccggccaggttgggccggtactaccggccgtggTCGATGCGGCGCGCAGAGACGGAGGCGACATGGCGCGTAGGGGAGGAGCCGCGGGCCGGGGGAGGGGGGGGAGACCGGAGGCTCCGGCTAAGGTACCGTTCCGGGTACCGCCGAGGCGCCCCAACCCCCTGGACCATCTCTGTGAGCAAGAGCCGcttagcggtaccgcgagcggtaccacgcccggaggctccggccgtgGACAAGCCGGTGGTACCGCCGGCGCCTCCGGCTGCTCGCCCATCCTCTCCATTTCCttctccttttttcttttctttcttcctttgttccttcttttctttcttccatCTAAGCTCGAATATGAAGATCATTTCATTTCCTGGAAATAATAACTTCAAGCTCTTCAACTTTTGGGCATAATGATCATTGCTACACCTTCAAttcttatacaaaataattagttAAATATAaccattgtcatcaacaccaaaatcaCTTACTTAAGGAGATATGTTCTTTCAGGGAGGCCGACCCGATCCTCTACAACGAAGTTTCGTTGCCAGGCGGGTGGCGGCTGAGCCAGGCCAGGGTGCCGGTGCCTCCAGCGCTCGTCGACGGACCGACTTTCAAGGCGAAGGTGCGCCGATGGCTTCAGTTTCTCCCGCCGGCGCCGCGCCAGGATCGCAGCTATCACCGACACTATTTCTAGCGCACGTTCTTCGCATGGGAGCACGAGGCTCACCGCGCAACAGCCGTTTGTCCGGGATTTCCATCACGACGAGGACTACGGCAAGTCGGAAATCGTCCCCGAGGGGTACGACGAGGACGCGACCACCGCCGAGGCCCTCCGCTTGTCAAAGCTGGAGGAGGACGCGCTCTGGAGCTAGGAGCCTGGCATGGACGACGTGCTCCGGCTTAGCGCGCTCGTGGCGGAGCACCAGGCGAAGCTGCTGCCGCCTCCACCGCTACCTCCTCACGCGCCGCCGCTGGCTCAGTGGGGTGGCTAGATGGTCCCGCTGCCACCGCAGCAGTAGGTGCCTCGGGCCTACCCTGAGTACCCTGCTTGGCCGCAGCAGGGCCCGTGGACATTGCCAACGATAGTCGACctcaccgaggacgacgacgaggactagTAGTGGGCGGTGGAGACATCGCTGCTGGCGAATAGCCCTGCCGACGGTCGTAGTAGTACTTTTTTTCTTCGAATTTGACTATGTAAATTAATTATCTTTTTATGCAATGGAAAAATTTAAAATGCCCACTAAATTCATTTTAATATTTAAAATAGCTTTCACCCGCGCACGTCGATAGGGCTGCCGCCCATGGCGCACATCTGTGCTGCCCCACTGGATTACGCACACGGCCGTGGCGCACATCACATTGCGCCACGGGTGAGGGAACATTATTGGCCCGATATGCGTGGCGCAGACCCCTGCGCCACGTGTAGGCCAGCTTTGGTGCGCCATGGGTgggccttttcctactagtggcagCGGCGTGATTGCCAGCTGTTTGGTTGAGCTCATAGGAATAGCACCTCGTAGGCAAAGGACGACACCATCTCAAGAAGGCATCGGCTTCAAAATCCACTTCCTTCTCACCACCGTGGTGAGGTTGGGAAGCAAAGGAGAGGCTTATCCCGAATCGATGCCTACCATCCACTAACTTGGATCTTGTCACTGGAGCGTAGAGAGATGCACCGCATCCATTCTCCCCCTCCCCACCAATGCTGGTCGGGAGAAAAAGAGGCGAATCACCGGGAGGTCGCCATTCTCCCCTCGCCGCCAGGAGAGCTTCGATATCTTGGCTTCTGCACAGGCGTCGTAGATCCACCGCTGctactttattgaagaagatggtATCGCCTCTTCTCCCGCTCGCCTCTGACCAGAGGAGCCACAGCAGCAGAGGCATACACCACGGATAAGATCCATGACACCACCTCCGACATACTACCCGACAACACCACCTAAAACTACTTCTAAACTACTCCGACACCCTTCCAAGACACACTTCAGCCAGCTATTGCAGCGGAGCGGCCGTCGGCGGCCCGGTCAACGGCGGGCGACTGTCAAGACGACAAGGTGGAGGGAGAGAGCCCAGTTTGCTTATCAAATAGCAGAAAAACACACAGATTTTGTTGGCGCCAATTCCCTATCGGTTTTCCCGCCACGCGCGTCTCTCTCACTTATAAACCTCCCCCATgactcctctctctctcatccCATCCCCTCCGCCGCAATCCAGACCCAGACAGATCGCCGGATCCACGAGCAGAGAGAGTTCGGCCGGATCCCACCCATCTCACCATGGTGGTCGCGCTCGGCCCCGGCCGGTTCTACGGCAGCGGCCTCCCTCGTCCACGCATCTTCCCCGGTGACCGCGTCGACCCGCCGGCGCCCGTCACCGACGCGCTCCTCTGCTGGGCGCGCGAGGCGCACTGGTCCATGGGCGGCCTCGGCGCCAAGCGCCTCCGCCTGCAGGGCCGCATCGAGGGCAACCTCGTCAAGCTCCGCCGCACCGCGCGCCGCGACGCCAAGGCCCGCGCCGCCGGGGAGAAGCCCGACGCCTCCCTCGACGCGCTCGGGTCAGACGACGACGAGGAGTCGGACAAGGAGGAGGTCGAGGCCCAGGAGCGGGCCCTCCGGCGGgaggtcgtcgacgacgaggaggacgacggctcCAGCGAGTCGGAGGACGAGGAGTTGGTGGCGCTCGTCACcatagccgccgccgccaagaggaAGCGCGCCAGGAAGCTCGTCGACGAGTTCGACCGCATCGcgccgcagaagaagaagcagaaggtcGCGGCCGTCACTCCTCCTGCCAAGGCCTCCCCAAAGACCAAGGCTGCTGCTGCAGCTCCCGTGAAGGCGtcactgaagaagaaggtggctgATGCTAAGACCTCACCGAAGAGGAAGGCTGCGGAGGCGCCGGCGGCAAGGAGGACCTCGCCGAGGTCCAAGCACTGACCAACCGGTGCGCCTTCAGATGTGCAATTCATTTTCTTGATGTGTCTGAATTCTGATCGGTAGCTCGAGCGATTGGGGAGTGGTCttggagatgctagttgctatatGTTCGGTGAATTGTTGGAATGAAATGTAATGCAGTGCTTCTATATATCTGAATCAAATCCTTTTGAAATATATCTGATCAATGTTGAAGTTAAACCCTGAAAAATATATTGGTCCTGCCCTGGTTTCTGAAATCCAGCGTTTCTTGTTTATAAGTGCATAGTATTATCTAATTtttttgaatgaaattttaaGTGTTGCTTCTGTGAATCAAATCCCTTAGGACATTTCTGATCCAACTCTGGAATAATATTTTCTTGCAGCACTACTTTCAAACAATACAATCCTCCCCTTGTATATCTGAATTCTTCAGTTTCTTGATCTTGTTTGATTCTTCTAACATTTTCTGTCATCAGTTGAAGGTAACATGAATTGCAAATTTAATTCAGATGCAATTCCCAATCTGTTCTTGTTTGTACTAGTACATGTTAAAGCTTACAGTAGGAACATGGAACGAAAAGAATGGTACATTAAGGCCATCAACTACAATTGGGTGTATATCTGTATCTAGGAAGCAGTGACTCTTTAAATGTCCGCTGCTATTTAGTATATGATGAAGCGCCGCAAGGAATAGGTGATTCATGAGGCGGAATTGGAGGCCATGCGTTCAATCTCCTCTTGCAGCCGCTCCTTCTCTTCTGCCATTTCTTCATTTTGCTGCTGAAGGTCCTCGATCTGCTTCGTCTGTTCAGAATCCTTCCTGCAATTACATAGAGAATTAAGGATAACTGCGTATTCTGAAGTAAAAATAAGGCTAGTAAAATCTTGATAAAAGATTAGGATTGTTCTCGGACATTCTACTCACCGATTCATGAATGACAAGTTAAGCTTTAGCGATCTGACTTCCTTCTCTAGATTTTCACATCGCTTAAGTACTGCTTGCATGTCAGATGGTATTACTGGTGTGGAACTTCTTTCCTTCGCTTCTGCCATTCTGAACGATAACAAGTTAATAACATTACCCAACAAGGCTTCCTCTATGAGAAAGATGACTCAATTTGCTCGAGAGCATCCTCCAACTTTAATTTTGCCCTAGAGCTGTTCAAAGGTTCTGGAATAGAATGGTTAATCAAGCCTAGAGAACTTCTATCCAGAGGGGTCCTAACTCCTAACAGTATCATTTGGATTGGAGCACATTCCTTAAACTGGTTCTTGCCATTGTGCTTACTAGATAGCAGAAAAACACATTACATATAGAAAAACATTTCATCCAGATTGCATTGACATACTTGCGTGTGCGCTCAACCCTGCGCTTCTTTGTAGGATCTCCTCTATCAACTGCAGAAGGAAACCATTTAGGGCTTTCAGTGATTAATAATTGATTTAGTACTATGTAAGCTGCAGAATATGATCTTTCAATTCTTATGTTTCATCTAATCTAAAGCACATATCTAGTAAGTAACTCTTTGCAGTTACGCTGAAGAATTGGTGCTCAAAAGGGAAGTTGATTGTCGGGTTTACCTGCTTGTTCTGATGAGATGGATCCCATTCTAGTCAGGGTCACTCTCTGTCAATGATCAAAATGAAAAGATTAACATCGTTGGCTAAGAGATGGAACTTCAAATTCTCCAGGAAGCTGAATTAGGTATTACCTTTTTATCATCCTTCAAATTATCTTGTAGTACCTTCCCTATGTATTCTgtgtaccgttgataaataaataCAGTGTTATTCACCCTTCATGATGGTATGACATTTTAGTCTAGATATCAGGAAGTGATGTAAGTAGAGATTTGGTGTAGCTTAGGGCTAAGTGTGTTGATAGAATTACCTTTTCCTGTTGATCTACAGTCAGCTGTCCCATTTGCAGCATTTCTTCTAGTGCTCTCGCACGCAGACAGTGCTTGCCCCATGGGTCGTAGTTCATCGCATACCTCAAATCCGGCTGATTGAGCCGTCATAGCTGTAGACGATCCACTCTGTGAAGGCTCTCTAGACGCCGCACTGATCCAAATTTGGTTTGCTGGAGTAACAAAGTTCCCGGCATTTAGTTCTGTGGGTCCCTCAACTTCAGGAAATACCAGGGAGTCCTGAACATGGGAAGTTGCCACCAGTGGGAAGATATCTGCTCCTCCAAGAGTGTTGTGTTGAAACTGCTGATTGTCGTAAAACCCAAACGAATTGCCATGCGGGATGTCCTTGTTGGTATGGCTACCGTGCTTCTTGCGCTCGAGTGTATCCTTGAGCATGCTCACCACTGAGGTAACAGTATCCTGCGGTACCATATGTGGACTATCCAAAGGGGACGTCGATGAACACGAGGGACTTACAAATGTTGAAGTCTGAATGAGAGTGTTGCCCATTGGGGCACCATTTGTTGCATTTGTGTTTGTAAAATCTAGTCTCAACTGGTTAGCTGCTCTCGTTGTTCCCACGGTTATTGGTGGCACGTTAGTTTGCATTGCAGCATACCGCCTTCTGCAAAAGATGGCCATATTTCAGACACAATTGAACTAAGAATCACAGAACTCAGGTAGGAAGGTAATGATGCACATGTCACTGGAAATTCAGTTCATACCTTAGTTCTGAAGATCTGCTTCTGGTCATTGGTTGAGTGCAGTGAAACCAGGTCTGTATATGAACAAATACCACCAAATACCGATTAGAACTTTATCCATGTAGCTCTAATTATCTAGTAACTGGGTAATGCAATAGCAAACCTTCGCCAAGAGTAGATCACTGGCTTGCATTCCTTTCTCTGCTGCATTCCTGGTGTATGATAAACAAACAAGTTGGTATTGCTTTAGATTTTATACATCTCTGACCAtaagatgatgatgacgacgatggtTCATAAGATGCAATACTTGAGTAactaagaaaagaaagaaagatacagTACTTGAGCGATTGCTGGTTGTGGTTAATCGAGTATTCAGGATGAACTGCAGAATTCTCCGGAATCAAGTTGTCGCCGAGAAAATTTTGTCGACCAATCTCATGTTGTTGAGTAGGAAGGGCAGCTGCTTCTGATGATAACCTGTACAGATTAAACATGGTGTCATGTGGCACTTTACAGAGTTCTCATGGGTCATGTTCATAGCACAACAGAAAGTTCAGCATCATTTACATGTTATGTAGAAGAAATATCCTATTCCGAAAGAAATTTTGTAGACATGCCTACTGCAGTAGAACTGTCAACTCTTCTGTCACTTTTGTAAATTTTACATAGTTAAGCTGCTGAAACTAGCCAAGTGGTTTCACTTTGTGTAACACAGTTTTTTTTTGTCAATTCACGTTTACTGATATTATCTTCTGCACTACACTTCACTAGCATCTTACCTAGATGGCTGTCGAGGCCGATTATTCAGGTGACCGAAGCCTGGAATCTGTGAACGAAAAACCAGAATTTTAGGTGATAGATTTCAAGTAAAAGGTCAACCTGAGATAGTAATTAATCAGTCTAACTCCAAAAGATATTCTGGAAAACAATTACTATGTAACACCTGAAACAAGAAGATGACCCAATGAATGGTCTCAGTTTAAGTGAAAGAAAATTTCTTCTGAATATTGATGTATTTCACTTTTCATGCACTGagagagaaaaatcgacagaaaaAAACTTTCAGAATGCTTGCCTCTCCATTCATAAGCCAGCTGTTGAACAACTCCTCGCTGTCTTCTCTGAAACTTTGTGACATGTTTCTGAACCCCATCATCTCCATGCTTGGCGGTGCTGCCACTCCAATCGAGTTCTCCATCACTGCCTTCAGAAAGATCTCCTCGCTGGTGTTCCTGAACAGTTCAGACAGACCCCTGCCCTCCATCTCCATGAACCCCTTCTTAACTCACCCTCGCCTCTCCTGACGAAACACTTGATCTGATTGACCGAAATAGTTCCGAAAAGATGTCTTTAGTACTACTGCAGCAGTATAGTTTGTATACCCATAATGAAACAAATAAGATAATATAAGATAGAATCCCACCTAATACACCTGTTAAACTAGGAAACGTTACTTGGCAGAAGAAATCAAGCACAGAAGACATTTGTTCTAATTTAAATATAGCTGTAACTGGGACTAAACTAACTGATTGAGGTATCTTCCTGCAATGAGAGGCAAAGATTCCATAGCTCTCATTTTGTCTCATCATTGGCTTTTGGAGAGGTGCTCTAGAAGGCTTACATCAGACAGGTATGAACAGAAAAAACCGCACGCTACTTGAAATGGATGCCCTTTTCATCACGGTCAGCGAAAATTTCAATACAAAGATCAGACAAATCTTTCACATTTATTTTTGGGAATATTCTTGCAGAGTGCTATTTTTTCTCCAACCCAtgattttctttcttttatttagGCACAAAGGCATATACAATGTTTGCATGCTTAGAACCATTTAATAGTATCAATCAGTGGATGGCCAGTCCAGGGTGAGGGGGTGACACAACATCAATGATGATTCATGGCAATATAATACAGTAGTACATGGTTTGTAATCAGTGGACGGCCAGTCCAGGAGAGCTGCTTACAAGGCACTACAGCGAATCATCTTTTATCGACCGGTCAGGTAAAACGACTGTTGCCTTGTTTAATCTTGGACGCCGAAACCCTTCTTCTGGAGTGTGGACATTTCTGCCGCCACCGGCTACGATTCATGGCTCCCCACCCCTTCCTAACCAAATCATACCCGTTAAGAAAGTGATCTTCCTGTTCAGGTCACCACATTCACCATTTTACTGATAATTGGGTAGTTTTCAAATCCGTTGCTTGCAGTGCAGGGGTATTGACTGGTGCAGAAGAAGGTAGGATCCAAAGTATGATCACACTGACACCGACCTTATTGTCTCCATTTCCGTTTAGAGTACAGGAGCTCTGACcaggatctctctctctctactcttGCGTCCGGTCCAGGTACATCCGTCACTGAATGGACTCTGATGGCGAGGTTTCATTAGGTGGCATGTCAGCGTCATCTGCGATCGATGCCGCGGCGGCCGCGGAAGAGCGTCGTCTGTGAAACGGACCTCACCAATGTTTATTATAACTGCTGGCCGTCGCTGTGATCGCCGGCGGCCGATCCTGCCGGGTGCCGGCGCAAGGACGCGCTTCGCCGCCGACGACCCGGGATGGTTTCTTGTAAAGAACATTTCCCATGGCTGGCTAGCTAGCTGAAGAAATCTTCTGGGGAAAAATTCTCACGGCTGGCTGGCTGGAAGAAATCTTCTGAGCAGGCGAGGCGATCAGTTTAAAATCAGATCCGGTAAAAGTCTTTAGAGGAGGCCTGCGTTGAGTTTGTGCGTTCATACTTGTTTCCGTTTTCGGACAGGCAAGACGATAAAAGGTTGATTACGCCTTCATCTGGAAATGTTTATTGGGCCCATGTAGAagtcaaagtttttttttttacgtAAGATCCATCTTTATTAAAGTAATAATGTTTATTAAGTGTACAAGGACTGGATCAGGAGAAAAACCAAGCCACAAATGACGGCCCGTTTGTAAAGGTGCTGAAGATCTAGCAAAATTATGAGCTTCTGTGTTGAAAGATCATTGTTCATGTACCACCCTGAAGTTGTTAAAATGCAGCGTCTCCAATCTCTTTCAAAATAAAACCATATGAAGCTAAGCTGCTATCATTGATTTCTCGCGAGAAGTTGATGTGTTTCTCAAAATGCCAAGCCCAAAAGTCATCGTGGTGGCTGACCATTCCCAACGGTATCGAACGGATAATCTCCACATCAATCGGCAAAAAAAATGCATTGAGCTACCGCAAGTTCCATGATCTGGATGACTGATCGACCAGCTGTGAAACACACACAGGCGGTGACTCTTTGATCAAATTGGTCGACACCGAGTGTCCCATGGTAACCATTTTTCTTCCCAGACCCTTGTTTGTTCCCCTGTCCCAATTCGCCTGACAAGCCTAAATCGAAGAGCATCCCTTCCTTCACTGATAGCGCACCAAATCTTGGATGGGCGCGAGCCTCTCAGCCGATAGAATGTCTTCATTTGGGTAGTAAATTGCTTCCCAAATTCGCGCACTTAGGGTATTTGGGCTCTAGTTAGTAGCCTTAGGCTTGGCGTGCCAATAGCGCCGGATTGAACAGACTCCATCAAATCTTGGTTTTGTCATTTCACTCCATGAAATCCATTGTGGTTTCCGTTTCCCTTGTTTAGAGCCCCACCAAAAACTTCTAATCATTGAGTTAATATACTCACACAATCCTCTCGGAAGTTTAAAGTAAGACATTGAGAAAGTGGGAATGGCTTGGATAACCGATTTGATAAGTACTCCTTTGCCACTGAAGATAAGAATATCTCCATCCAGCCCATGATATTGTTCCAAATTCTCTCTTTAATATATTTGAAAGCATCATTTACGGATTTCCCCACATCCGTTGGTACTCCCAAATACTTCTCCGACAAAGACTCATATTTTACCTCAAGAAGCAACTTGATCTCTTCTCGTATAAGATCAGGACATCCCCTTTCAAAGTGTATGGAAGATTTGCCAAAATTTATACGCTTCCTAGACGCCTGACAGTATACTTGCAAAACTCAGTGACCTCAGCTGCTGCACTAGAATTTaccttgaaaaaaaaaactatcatCTGCAACGAGTAGATGATTGACCGTGGGCACACTGGGCGCCACTTGGATGCCCACTAAATTTTCCGAGATTCCCCTACTCCCAAACAAAGTTTCTTGGATGTGGGCTTTTACTCGACACTTTTTGTGTCTTGTAGAATAGCTCTCGGCCTACTTAAGTGAGCCCATTATAAGCCCAAAACTTGCAACTAATTGAGCCCACTGCCCCAAACCCCGCGTCCATGGCCGCTTATCCCCTCCTCTGCTTCGTCTCCTTCCCCCAATTCTCAGTCAGCCACCTTCCTCTCTCCCCAAGCTCGCGTCCATGGCGTTCACCACACCGGCGGGGGTGGGAGGCGGCTTCCTCTCCCTGGCTCTCTCCTCCCCCTCGACCTCCAGCTCGGCCTCCTTCCTCCCCCTCCGCGCCGGCGGCGACTCCCGACGGCGCCGCTTGGCCATCCCACGGAGAGGAGGCGCCAGGGTAAGCTCTTCACACGTACTGCTCCTTGCCCCCCGACCCCGTACTATTCGTGGTTAGATACTGGAGCCACCGCAAAGAGCAGGGCTTCATGGCCTCTTGTTTGGTCATTCTCAACCCTCTGGAGCAAGTCAGTTGGTTTCATTCTTGGGTTCAGCTAAGATAGACATTTCAGGGAACAGCTCTGTCCGTGTGCAGATTATATTGTACTGTACTACTTACCGTTTTTAGATTTCAAAAGTCCCTACGATGTGTGATTTGATGTGGTGGAGTGACTGTATGTGCACATGTCAATAGGGACAGAGCTGGAGAAGATGTAATCTCCACATATC contains the following coding sequences:
- the LOC124668389 gene encoding late histone H1-like: MVVALGPGRFYGSGLPRPRIFPGDRVDPPAPVTDALLCWAREAHWSMGGLGAKRLRLQGRIEGNLVKLRRTARRDAKARAAGEKPDASLDALGSDDDEESDKEEVEAQERALRREVVDDEEDDGSSESEDEELVALVTIAAAAKRKRARKLVDEFDRIAPQKKKQKVAAVTPPAKASPKTKAAAAAPVKASLKKKVADAKTSPKRKAAEAPAARRTSPRSKH
- the LOC124668401 gene encoding protein CYCLOPS-like → MEMEGRGLSELFRNTSEEIFLKAVMENSIGVAAPPSMEMMGFRNMSQSFREDSEELFNSWLMNGEIPGFGHLNNRPRQPSRLSSEAAALPTQQHEIGRQNFLGDNLIPENSAVHPEYSINHNQQSLKNAAEKGMQASDLLLAKTWFHCTQPMTRSRSSELRRRYAAMQTNVPPITVGTTRAANQLRLDFTNTNATNGAPMGNTLIQTSTFVSPSCSSTSPLDSPHMVPQDTVTSVVSMLKDTLERKKHGSHTNKDIPHGNSFGFYDNQQFQHNTLGGADIFPLVATSHVQDSLVFPEVEGPTELNAGNFVTPANQIWISAASREPSQSGSSTAMTAQSAGFEVCDELRPMGQALSACESTRRNAANGTADCRSTGKEYIGKVLQDNLKDDKKRVTLTRMGSISSEQAVDRGDPTKKRRVERTRKMAEAKERSSTPVIPSDMQAVLKRCENLEKEVRSLKLNLSFMNRKDSEQTKQIEDLQQQNEEMAEEKERLQEEIERMASNSAS